The proteins below come from a single Cervus canadensis isolate Bull #8, Minnesota chromosome 2, ASM1932006v1, whole genome shotgun sequence genomic window:
- the MEX3A gene encoding RNA-binding protein MEX3A: protein MPSLVVSGIMERNGGFGELGCFGGSAKDRGLLEDERALQLALDQLCLLGLGEPPAPTAGEDGGGGGGGAPAQPAAPPQPAPPPPPAAPPATPTAAPAAQTPQPPTAPKGASDAKLCALYKEAELRLKGSSNTTECVPVPTSEHVAEIVGRQGCKIKALRAKTNTYIKTPVRGEEPVFMVTGRREDVATARREIISAAEHFSMIRASRNKSGAAFGVAPALPGQVTIRVRVPYRVVGLVVGPKGATIKRIQQQTNTYIITPSRDRDPVFEITGAPGNVERAREEIETHIAVRTGKILEYNNENDFLAGSPDAALDSRYSEAWRVHPSGCKPLSTFRQNSLGCIGECGVDSGFEAPRLGEQGGDFGYGGYLFPGYGVGKQDVYYGVAETSPPLWAGQENATPTSVLFSSASSSSSSSAKARAGPPGAHRSPAASAGPELAGLPRRPPGEPLQGFSKLGGGGLRSPGGGRDCMVCFESEVTAALVPCGHNLFCMECAVRICERTDPECPVCHITATQAIRIFS from the exons ATGCCTAGTCTAGTGGTATCTGGAATAATGGAAAGAAATGGGGGCTTTGGAGAACTAGGATGTTTCGGGGGAAGCGCTAAGGACCGAGGGCTGCTGGAAGACGAGCGCGCCCTTCAGCTGGCTCTCGATCAACTCTGCCTCCTGGGTTTGGgggagccccccgcccccacggCGGGCGAGgacgggggaggtggggggggcggCGCCCCCGCGCAGCCGGCCGCCCCCCCGCAgccggccccgccgccgccgcccgcggcGCCCCCGGCCACCCCGACGGCGGCCCCCGCGGCGCAGACGCCCcagccccccaccgcccccaaaGGGGCCAGCGACGCCAAGCTCTGCGCTCTCTACAAAGAGGCCGAGCTGCGCCTGAAGGGCAGCAGCAACACCACCGAGTGTGTACCAGTGCCCACCTCCGAGCACGTGGCAGAGATCGTGGGCAGGCAAG GCTGCAAGATTAAGGCTCTGAGGGCCAAGACCAACACCTACATCAAGACGCCCGTGCGAGGCGAGGAGCCAGTGTTCATGGTGACTGGGCGGCGGGAGGACGTGGCCACAGCCCGCCGGGAAATCATCTCAGCGGCCGAGCACTTCTCCATGATCCGCGCCTCACGCAACAAGTCGGGCGCCGCCTTTGGAGTGGCGCCTGCTCTGCCCGGCCAAGTGACAATTCGTGTGCGGGTGCCCTATCGCGTGGTGGGACTGGTGGTGGGCCCCAAGGGGGCAACCATCAAACGCATCCAGCAGCAGACCAACACGTACATTATCACGCCAAGCCGGGACCGCGACCCGGTGTTCGAGATCACCGGTGCCCCGGGGAACGTGGAGCGTGCGCGCGAGGAGATCGAAACGCACATCGCGGTCCGCACAGGCAAGATCCTCGAGTACAACAATGAAAACGACTTCCTGGCGGGGAGCCCCGACGCCGCGCTGGATAGCCGCTACTCTGAGGCCTGGCGGGTGCACCCTTCCGGCTGCAAGCCCCTCTCCACCTTCCGGCAGAACAGCTTGGGCTGCATCGGCGAGTGCGGAGTGGACTCTGGCTTTGAGGCCCCGCGCCTCGGCGAGCAGGGAGGGGACTTTGGCTACGGCGGGTACCTGTTCCCTGGCTATGGCGTGGGCAAGCAGGACGTGTACTACGGAGTGGCCGAGACTAGCCCCCCGCTCTGGGCGGGCCAGGAGAACGCCACGCCCACCTCGGTGCTCTTCTCTTccgcctcttcctcctcctcctcttccgcCAAGGCCCGCGCTGGGCCCCCGGGAGCGCATCGCTCTCCTGCCGCCTCCGCGGGGCCCGAGCTGGCCGGACTCCCGAGACGCCCGCCGGGAGAGCCGCTCCAGGGCTTCTCTAAACTTGGGGGGGGCGGCCTGCGGAGCCCCGGCGGCGGGCGGGATTGCATGGTGTGCTTCGAGAGTGAGGTGACTGCCGCACTGGTGCCCTGCGGACACAACCTGTTCTGCATGGAGTGTGCAGTACGCATCTGTGAGAGGACGGACCCGGAGTGTCCCGTCTGCCACATCACAGCCACGCAAGCCATCCGAATATTTTCCTAA